Genomic window (Gasterosteus aculeatus chromosome 1, fGasAcu3.hap1.1, whole genome shotgun sequence):
GggccgtgtgtgttttgtctccatGGTGACCGTCTCCGGTAGCCATTAGTGCACGTTTTAGACGTCCACCGCAGACATCTGCTCACGCGTTGTCCTCATGTCGCACAGGGAGGCCGCCCGGGAGTGtcgcaggaagaagaaggagtacGTCAAGTGTCTGGAGAACCGCGTGGCTGTGCTGGAGAACCAGAACAAAACCCTCATCGAGGAACTCAAAGCCCTCAAAGACTTGTACTGCCACAAATCTGAGTAGAGAGGACCCCAAACGCCTGGCGGGGGTTCGACCGGGGCCCGACTGTCCCCATGTACAGAGACTCAGCAGAGAGCCATGCACCCGgatgccaaccccccccccccaccaccctttTCTACTTTGGCTTTCTTTTTAGAAACTGCTGAAAAATCTGTAAAAATGACTCaccaggaagaggagggggaaaaaaaaacgtgcccCCGCCCCCGCGCTCTACGAAAACCGCAATTCTGTTTTCTCCACCAAAGCGCGGCGTTCAGGGCGGGGTGCTGAGGTCACCACGCCGCGCCGGACAGGGTGCTCGCGGCAAAGGGTCGGGAGACGAGAACCACGAGGGCCGCTCCGGACTCTCCGGCGCCGCCGAAAGGGACGCGTGCTCtgtcactgggggggggggcgacatcaCCAGCAACGGGGGAACTGCTCGCCAAACCGTCGCCAGCGGGGACGGAACATTTTACAGTTGCATCTCCCCGGGACTCTTGGCTCGCGCGGAGAGGTTTCCCTCCGTGTGCATCGTTTGTTGTACTATTGCATTAACAGCTGTTACTTACTAATGCTTTGAACTGTAGATGGGCTGCGTCATGGACATTTTAACTTTTAGcggtgttttgttttattatgtatTGGATCGTctgctgcaaaatgttttttgttttttttaaactttatttcattttgccttgATACGACcagagcagcaacaacaacaacaaaaagtctcCCATTTATGCGGAGTTTTAAATGGGTTTTCATGTCAAATGCCGCTTTAAAGAAACATGACGGACAGGCCAAAGTCGGGATCCCTCGTTTGTGTACTGACACGTAACTAAGGCTCATTGTTTTTGATTCCCAACATTTCCAGCAGATCTGCTTTCCGGCCGGTCGCCGTAGGTTACGGTAAAGTCCGGGGCTGTTCCGGTGCGTCAGGAGCTTCATTCCAATTGCTGGCTTTAATTTAGCgttgtttatttctgtatttgttgACGTATGTTACAGTGGTGGCGGCGTGTGACTGCGCCCGATTTGTGTGTTCGAAAAGGTCAAGTATTTTATTTGTAGATGTTTAGCCTTTATGAGAAACATTGGATTCCCACATCTGCAACGACCAGTCGTAGCAGTCTAATCCAACAGCGCCAtgaattttatttatatgtccacaatacaaaaaaaactgcacttttcctttttgaaaagGGAAGCAGAGTCTCGGCTACATTTGGAAGTGCTTCGGAGCTTCAAATGGGGAAACCAAACACTCGGTACAGCCGTAGGAAACTGCCCCCGGAATCAATTCATCCAGACAAAtttgattaaatacaaaatacattttgtccaTGCACCAGACTATGTAAACAAAATGGTGACTCTGCAGAGTTTGTATTTTAAAAGAAGCGTTTTTTTGTACTATGGACTTTCCAtccgttttttaaataaattgtatttactcctggatttgttttgaatgaagaacaaaaataatgagCCTTACTTGTCCCCAAAGCATCTTTTTCTGCACATTTTGGCGACGCACCGTAACTGGATCCATGGATCTCTTGGTATTATGGGGTCTTTTGGCGAGACCTCAACGCGGTTttgttacgggggggggggatatataTATTCCTAGTTTTTTTATTGCGAATATGAGATATCGGGTCCCCTTAATGTCATTTTGTCTCCAGCTTCAGATTTTTAGGATTACAATGTTGCCGCCGCACTTTCCTTGCACACACAATCATGCCACGCGTCCCACGATGCATACCGGCCCAGCCTGCGCTGACAAGGTGCCTCTCAGATTTTACTTCAAAGTTCTGCTGCTAGAGCGCAGTGAATCACAACATGTACATGCGTGTATTGTTGTTTCGGGCGCCGGCTTGCGTTTAATCAGACGTCGCTGGTCGTGTGGAGCGTTAAATCTCGGCTCGGTTGCACCTTTCAAAACGTCCTCCAAGGATCGTAAAGTGTGACCCAATCAAAAAGGACTTGGGACAGACACACTGAACTAAAAGTATATTTTCGTCATAGTGGAATGCCATGTTGTATTATTTAGTCATCactatgcttttattttttaatgttgcttttcattcattttgtattcACAATTTCTAAATGTCAGCACCAACGTGTATGATACAGTGCATTACGTTAGAGCTATTCACATATTACATTTTTGGCAgctgttaataaatgtgtttctggtaatatttgttttaaacatctttatttgtatgcaaaaaaaacaaaaaaataacccaGTGAATTACCACAACTAAGAAGGCAGTGAACCTGAATGGATCGGACACCCAGTCATCACAAGTCCTCTCTGGGGGACACTTTCCAGGCTTTGTACACATGGATGTCCCTTTGTGTCTCATAGtagacctcctccaccctgaacTGCCTCCTCAGCATGCTCAGAAAGTCCGTGTCTCGTTTGTAGCGGATCTTGCAGGCCAGAAGCACCACGGTGGTGTCCGAGCACAGGTGCTCCAGGGTCTGCAGCAGCGGCACAAAGGTGTCCTCCAGGTAGACAATGTCCGCCCCCAGGACCAGGTCGAACCCCCCGGCTGGGTAGCGATCGAGGTCCTGCCCCCAGCTCAGCTCGGACACGACCGCTGACCCCTGGGAGTCCAGGGCCAGGTTGGCCTTCACGTTGGCGGAGAGGAAGTCCAGGGCCGGCTCTCGGTCAGTGATGGTCACTTTGGcacctgcagtgtgtgtgtgtgtgtgtgtgtgtgtgtaggggggggggggacgtgtgaCACGTTTTACCCTATTCACACTTGCGTTACTCACATCTGTTTTGTCTTCCAACCGGACAGTAAACTCACCCATCAGGGCCGCGACGATGCCCACCAGTCCGGTGCCGGCTCCCAGTTCGATGACCCCTTTCCCCTTTAACTCCAACGTGCCCATCTCCAGGTACATGCACATGACGACGGCCTGGAAAACACGCGTCACACGCGTTTAATCGAAAACGTCATAACGACGGtacggggaggggaggggagagggggggagaccgGACGTTGCACACGGATCGCCTCGCTTACCGCGTCCCACACGACCGCGGCCACCCCGAGACTCTTCCAGTCCTGCGCCAGGCGGAGGTCGCGGTCGGCGAACCGGAACTGCGCCGATGAGTTGTGGAGCTTGGAGAGAGCCGGTAGCGGGTTCTCCACGTACGGAACTAGAGCCATGCTGCGAGACAAGCAGGACGCGCACTTTATAGCATAGCGGTGTGCTTGTTATTTGACACAGTGTTGATGCGCAGTGCGGGTTCTTCTTCGGTGAGAAGTTACGGTGTTTTACTTTCGGTTAACTGACTCACTACTGCCCTCTTCTGGTATGTTCCTCAATGTGCATTGACGAGTTCAGCGCGTTCCGTATGTCcaaaattgtattattgtttaactaaatataaatgtaaataagaATGCCAATTAAACACATTTGGCCCAAAGAAAATCTCTATATGGTTGTATTTTATCCTACTTCAAGAACCTAGCAGGTGGTCGTCTGTATCAAGGCCAGTTATGATGCATTCATGACAGTGGGAGTTAACGTAAAGTATGTAGCACAATCAATAAACAACCATTGAAACCAATAACTAAAATATTGTTAATACAGTTTGATAAATCTCATCTATCTCAGCTCATATGTATGCACACAAAGTGGATATAAATGAATGCCATAATGATTGCTAGACACGTAAAACACTTTAGTCCACGTTTTACATGAATGCAGCAGTCTACGTCCAACGGAAACTGCCACTCGATTGGGCTGTCACCGCAAGCCCCGCCTTCTTGAAAGGAGCTTTAAGACGTCTGTGGCTGACTCGGTAAATAAGATACGTCAACACTCCAGCCGTTAGAATGATCAACTGGAAGGTAAATAAACTCATGACTACTGTTTTATACATCCTATGTCTGTATGGGTAATACCTGTTGCGCACTTTGCTGTTACGCGATAACGGCCACTAGCATAATGCTAACGATGCTACAGCTGAGCGCTGCTGCGTGCCCCGCGTTGTCCGTCACAAACTTCGCATTTAAAGTTACCCAAATGGGTGTTAATTAAAAGTGACGGTATAACAATGTCTACGACTGTCACGCGGCTGCCGTTCCTTCATCCGTCCCTGTTGTGTGATCAGGCGTTTATACGTGGGACACTTTTGCAACAATTTGCATGGTAATACATTGAGAATAACCGGTAACGCACTAGTTGGCAATGGAATGAATGTAACATTGTGGCACTTCACGGATTAGTGTTTAGGAACATGGCTTGACAACTCATCATACGttgttttaataaagttttgGCAGCGACAACGGTGTGCATGACCTATTGCAAATGAAAGCCCAGAATGCAACATGGTATGCAGCTGCTCGTCTCCGTCACACACCGCCTCCCGTCTTTGGAGCTAAATCCACTTCCACCTCCCTTTCTGACagctgagagggagggagggagggagggagggagaaacctCTCCAGGGTCCCCGAACGTTCCAGagctttcttcctcctttttcctTCCCCCTCAGGCATTTGTCAGATCTAAGCAGCTGTTCAGAAATGTGCCTCGGTTGTGCCCTCCTCAAACGCTTAACTGTCCGTCCTCAGGCCTTGGACaacgtccccctcctcctctacaTCCTGGCCCTGAAGACGCTGCTGCTGTGCTTGGCGTTCGCCGGGGCAAAGATCTACCAAGGTCGGAAGGCAGACGCGGCGCTGAAGAAGGAGCTGGCGGCGAAGAGGCTGCTGGCCCAGCAGACGCAGGAGCTCTTGGACAACAAGAAGGACGACTGAGGAGAGCGGGAGGAGCGGCTGCACTCAGGTGCTGAACTGTACCTCCACAGCGATCCGTGCAAACCGGTGACTGCACATCACCGTACCCACCAATAGTTCGTTTTTTAACATCGTCCCAGCAAGTGACGAAGCTATTTTGAGTCCAAACTGCAGCAATGTAAAGATGTCTCCCCTGAATCCCATATACTGGAAAGGGTCATTTAGCCAATTAGCACATGTGATATTTGACATGTGTGGGTGGGATAAGACTCCTCTTTTTGGTCACAGTGGTCAATTTCTAAGGGGTCATAACACTATGAAATAAATCCGTCATATTGACAGGTTATTGATTTTGATCCATCTCACTTACTCCTCTCCAGAGAAACCTGCTGCTGACCTGAAGACGGGGGCCACCAGATGCTTCCGACACAAGGACCTTCCTGTGCTTCGGGAAATTGTTTGGGGTTCTTAGATGGCAGCAGAAACCACGCGGTGTCGCTGAAGACACCGCGtggtgtctgtttttttaaacagagcTGAACTCTTGTCAACAAACCACAGCCGGCACAGCATCCACTCGTCATTTCACACACTCCTTTCTGGTCCTCATCTTCTGCCCCATTTGTACGCTTTATCTATCTTCACATTTGAATACTCCTCACGTTGTACATCAGAATAGTGGATGGTAGTCAGGACTGCTTATTttgtaaagaaaacaacacagtatttattctgtaatatTCCTTGTAAATTCTCAACTGACTTTGTGCCAAGCTTTTGTAATGACATAAAATGGTTTGTTCCACATGCTCCAATGTCGTTTTGATTTCCTTACCCATAATTCATAGGGGGGGCCCTGACTGGTGTCTCTCCTTGGTTAAAGTACATTGCTTAAGTCACCTGGAATCTGCCGTTATCCGTCACAGAGCTCCAGCTGTAATGACGTTTTCCACTATTTGAAGTTTTgccataatgtttttttttttagacataaTTGAACATTTTTAGAATATACTGATATTGTTAGTTTGATCGTATTGCTGGAATTACTTAAGTCATACATGACAATTATTTGATTAATTTTTTTTCCGATTTGGCTTCACCAGAGTTGAAAAACTTAACCAAATTGAATCACGCAAGAACATGTGCTGCTCCTGTGGGGCAAACCCGTCTGAGGAGTACAGGCACTTGACCCCAAAAGCAGAAATGCAAATGAGGTTTTTACTCGTCTTAAGGCAGGTTCAAAGCGtccaacaggcaaacaaatgcaaaaaggGCCCACGCAAGAAATCTTTAAATACATTCTAGCATTTTATTAACGTGAAGAAACATCCTTGTCGAGTTTAACAGATTGTTAATTTCACATTATTTTTATGACATATGACATATGTGCCATTAGTACAAATGTACTAATGTAGTTTGCTATCAGTCATCAAAACGTGGACAACTTgttgtatttgatgtatttataCAAGTATGTGAATTTGATTTTCTTATGTTGTGCTCCTCTTCTCACCACACGAGGGCGCAGTTTCCAGCCCAGAGGACGACGGGTTTCTTCTGCAGTTACTCTGAGAAGTAACAGCTGAATTTTAAAAGAATTGATCACTTTGAGCCAGTAATTTGTTCCACCTGCCAGTTCATCTAGAAGAGTTGCAGATCTCACAGCAGGAACATTAAACTCCACCGTGCATCAGGATCAAACCCCACCTTCCTGAGCCACGTTTGGGATTCTTTCCTCAGGGTGCCGTGTGTTGGTTCTCCTCATCTTTGTGAGCTAATCCCTGAAGGTCGAACTTGCCCATTTCTTCTGGCATTTGTTTTTCGCTCTGCCCAGATGGGTTTACTCCACAGGGGAGTCGGGATTGATCCTCCACTTCTCACTCTCAGGCATCAGCACGCAGGCTGCTAACTGACTGAGCTGTTGGGTCACACCGCCAACATGCAGCTCTTTAACGTATAAAACTTGTGAAATAAACAACAGCAATTCATAGAAGTAGTGAAATCAACTATGACTTTATTCGACATGTCATATTATGACTTTACCTGACCTGCAATTGTCTTATAACGGTACGGAACGGATGTGGCTTCCAGCCTGTGAGTCTATGAGAGTATTGAGGTTCGTCTCATCGACTTGACAAAGTCCAGCGGCGTGGGTGTGCGGTGGAACAGTGCAGGGAGATAACAGGAAGGTTGAGGTGTGGATGGTCCACGGTTCAAACGTCCCAGAGCTTGAAGTGTTTTTGAGGTTTAAGTCAGTGATCCCAAAGTCTAATAGGAGAAACAGAGACATTATGAAGCGTGTGGCTGAATAGCACAAGGGAAAAACCGAAGGGCTGCAGGCTCCAACCTGCTGTCTGAGGTTGTTGGTTCAAGCTCCTTTGAGCAGACGTTCCTTGAAGGAGTTTTGCGGTTTAGCTCGTAATCTCTAGGTCAAATACAAGAAATTAAGTCTTTGATACGAGAAACGAAGAGTTGTTTAGTGTGTGGCGAGGTAGCTCAGCTGAAGAGCTGCTGTCTCAAGTCTTGAGGTTTAACTCACATTCTCACGGTTAAATAGGAGAAATAAAGTTTCTCAGTTGTGAGCAGGACTGGTGGCGTAGTGGTGCAGGGGGCCAAAACCTCTGTAAGTGCtagtgggttcaaatcccaccacTGCCAAGTCTTGAGTGCGCTACCGTGGAGGTAGTAGTGGGGGCTTTGTCCCCACTGGTTGTTTCAGAGAAGTGAACCTAGGGGGTTATGCAAAAACTGAAGATGAGTTTAGGTGGAATCTTTATGATGAAGTTCAAGTTCCTTAATTGTTAATCAGCTTCACTGTGCATATTGCAGCTCTTTTGCCATTGCATTGTACTATGAATGATTCGACCTTGAGGTCCTCTGATCCTCGCCCAAAACCTCCTGTCTTTCCTCTGTGaaccaacaaagacaacaaacgaAATGTGTAAACGGGCTGTATCTCAGCTTTAACGTCCACGTCTAATACAGACCAAAGGTCATCAGTTCATGAGCTGGAAAGACCTTCATAACAAACCTGAAGAGGAGAATACAAAGTATCTTTTGATATTCAACAACCACAGCAGATAATACGGAGAACAAGTTTTCCACCTCTGACAGGTAGATTAATTACAttgattttgtagttttcttagGAATCCTCTTTAGTCCTAaattaaatcatataaacataaCATATAAAAGTTAAGATACTTGTAATATAAGGCCGACCTGGACTGTAGAAATTACATGTCTCAAGACTTTTTCATCTTATTGAAGAATGAATGTGACTTTATTTCAGTCTTTGTCATTgagacacaggaaaaactccccagtATCTTCATATTTTATGTAAATCGACCATCAAGTGAAAGTCCTTGTGATGGATGGTTAGTTCACAGTAAAATACACGTGGAGAGAACTATTCCCAACAAGGACAACGTTTCAGTATTGAATGAGTTGGTACCGTTAGGACAGAATCATGAAGACGACACAGGAAACCACTTGGCAAAGAAAAGCAACCAGCAgtatttaaactgaaagcagcttATTGACCAATAGAGTTTCTTTAATTCTTTATTATTCACTGTTCTTGATTCCATCACCTTGGTTACTGATCAATAAAGGGCTTAAGAAACATTTGCTTTCATGTGACTTTATTCTTTTACTTCTTCATATAACAGTGAAAGTGCTTCAAGTCCCAATTTAATCCAaacgaggaaaaacaaagaagatgTAGAAACTGAAACCAAACAGACAGTGAATTTACAGACAAATAcatattaaacatatttaaacctTTTAAGCCCCGTTGATTGAAATATTCCATCGATTATTCTTTCATACGTTGCTGTAACTAGAAGGTCACCAGAAGAACGATCATTACAATCCGTCTCCGTCCTCAGCCAGCAGACAGGCCGGCAGACACAAAGACAGCCGCCATCTTCTACCAGATTGGTCCGAGGCCGCTCGGCTGGCTCGGCCCGGCCCGGCATGGTCTGGTCCACTTGGGACAAACTGAGTCATCGCGGCAGACGGATCAACGCTCCTCACAGGAGACGAGCAGctctctgctgcttcctgtggTTGGCTGGAGCAGCGGATGCTCCTCTGTGATTGGCCGGCTCCCGTCTCCGACTGCTGGAGCGAGGTCACCAGGCGGCGTGGAGGACTGTGCTCGTTGGTCCGATGATGCGACGCGcgcagaggagaggagctgtCCGAAGTAAAGCTACAAACAAAttaagaaggaggaaaaaatgtttaatacaaGTCGTGGCTGGAAATAGATTTAACAGAACCTCTTAGTTCATtcttgacatttaaaaagtttCCTGCGTGGCCGCCAAACATTTCCTGTTACAATATGTCATCGTTTTGCAGTTGGTCAGAGCTCTAAGAAGAAGCCAGTAaagtcacttttatttttacagcccAAAATAACAGCTTTGTGACGTGAGAGGCATTAAACATTATATTCCTAATATTTATTCTTGGGAGCTTAACGTTATAAACGTGGATCGGCTTAGAGAGTCTGAGTACTGATGGAAACCGACGTGATGTGAATTCATCAAGACGACAGGCAAACACGGAGGAAGTGTCGAGTTTGCACTGGCTGGATTTTAGTTCATCTCACCTGTCGAATGACGtctggagggaagaggaggaggaggaagggcgaGGTTGTGCGTTGGGTTTTTGTGGGCTCGCCATGGTCACATAGTCGTCCTGAGGCAGTGCAGGTGAACCGTGTCCTCCTGGCGGTGACATCATCATGTAACCTAGACGCTGAGCCTCGCCCGGGTTCCAGCTCCCGCTGCAGAGGTCCCCCGTCGCCATGGCAGCGCCTCTGTCCCTCCCTTGGTCCACTGGGACGCGCTGGTCCGTCTTCATTTCCACGTAGTCGTCTGTCTCGGACGTGGAGCTCCGAGGGGACGCGAGAGGGCCGGGGTGTGAGGCAGAGCCCGCAGTGGACGCAGGCTGCGTGCGGTGTGGTCTGTCGGGCTGGAGGGGACATTCAGGGGGACTCGTCTGGGTTTCAGGGTTCCTGAGGAGCGGCGCCGGACGAGCACCGGGCGGCCTCACATTCACCGCTTTGTCTCTGTATTTGGGTCGGCCGCGTTTTGAAGGCAGGAGGGCTTGAAGCTGACTGCGGGAGGAGGCCGGTGAGCGGCTGAAGTCGGGAAGAGCTCGGAGCGTCCGGACCGTCTCAATAACCACCTCGTGAATGCGATGGGCGACTGCCGGGTTCCCTGTGCAGAGCAGACAAGAAGTCAGGGTCCTGTGGCGAGGCACAACTTGGTGAAACAGCCACACCTTTCAGTTCATCATCACCTTGGTCTCTTGCTCCCATCCAGATTTCTCCGGGCCCATTTGGTGCCGACCTGCCGAGCTCCAAGTAGAAGGAACCGTCCAAGTGACCAAAGCGCCGGACGCTGAGCAGCGGTATTGTGAGCGACGGCAAATCGCTGCACGCCGTCACTCTGACCAGGATGAGAGACGTGGCTGTGAGGCACAGACGGCTCTCCCCGGACAGAGACTTGGTACAGCCCAGACCTGTGGGCCTCACTGTGACGGGCCACACCtgagacggggggacgggggcagAGGCAAAGAGCGGGCAGGAGTATTTATACCTGGTGGAAAGCTGGGAGCACAAAGTAAGGAACTCTTATTTGGTTCCGTTTGGGGGcctttagaaaacctctcaTTTCACTGCAGCAGGAGCCAGACGGCTACAAGCAGTCCTGGTTCTGTTCCTCGTGGCCTCGCTCCCCTTTAGGGGGCCCGCCGTACGGCCCGGGTCTCCAGCAGGGACCATCGAGGTGTTTTCATTGGTTTTAGGTATGTTAAACTGTTCTTTTGGCTGTATTTGTAGTGTTTATATTGATATTTTCAGGGATGATGACGACATACTTGCCCTGTGGAATACAAGTGTGTCCGTCACCAAGAAACTGGAAAAACATTTCAGTAAAAGGTATTTTGAGGAGATCAAAACCAAGTTCTCTGCATTTTAGAAGCTTTCTGGTGGATTTATTATCAGATATATTTTATCCATTACTATGTTCTCATTCAATTAAGAACGGTTGTGTTTTCATTAGCTTAGAATGATCCCTTCATGAGTAACAGAGGTGACTGTAAATACCTTAAAATGTCACCTCGTCTCCATAGATCGAATGCTTGGGGGAAAACAAACCTCTTTGAAGGAAGCAGCGGAGGGAAGGGTGCAATAGCCgtcatcctcttcatcacatcCTTCTCCGCGCTCTTCATCCTTCCGCTCTTCCTCCATCAGTTTCCTCATGGCCAGGTACCAGGCTTCTTGTTCCCACTggtcctccaccaccagcaccatggTCTGATCCTTGGCATACAGCGCCACCGTGTGACCTTTCCTAGAACTGCCGCTCCGACTCACACCGAGACAGCACCTCAGGTACATCACCCTGTGAGGGGGGACGTAAACCCCCACAGTGAATCAAAGGTCCAGTAACTTCTGCAGCTTACTGCCTGCGCCAACGTTTCTGTTAACACGTTTCAGAGCTACCAGGTGGGACTGATAGGAGATCAGCGTCAATGGTAAAAACAATTCAGGGTTCTTTAACTTCCAGCATGAACGTTGTGTATTACGACCAAAAAGGCAGTGGATTTATTCAGGGTGTCAAACAAATTACTGACGCGTATCAAAAACATCCCTCGTCTACATTTAGCGAATCGTAGGAGTCAACGTGAAGCCCCTTGAAGATCCTAAATTGGTTAAAGTGGACTGAACGTACCCCAGCTTGCTTGAGCCAGACAGCGCAGCTTTACCAGCAGACTTCTCCTGGTTCTTGTACCATTCGAGTCGGCCTGGCCCGGTGTGACTTCCTGCTCTCAGGACAAAATATCTTCTGTGGTTCCGGTCCAGCTTCCCGAGGAAACCTTGTTTCACCACATCGCTGTGTGGCCCGCAGGAGGTCACGAGGGCGCCGGTCAGAGGGCCCACAGCGTGGGAGCCCTGGCTGCTGCAGAAGAGTTCCTCGTAGGGCCGAGATGGAGGACTCGACTGAAGCtcgtggtggtgctgctgggaaTCCGGGTCCTGCTCCATCCGACCATCCGTCACCCAGGGAGACCTCAGAGGGGATTCGGCTGGCGGCCGTGTTTgggtggagctgcagctgggAGATGACGGAGGAGAGCTGGGCGCAGGAAGAGATCTCTCTTGGTTGTGTCCTTCTGCAATTTCATTTATTCCAAGATGAACAcctgaaaaacgcacacaggaactaAAATAACAGCCTGGATTATTTAtactttgctttaaaaaaaatgcagccgAATATATTCTCAATAGCTGATTTTATAAAATGAACTTCATGTTTCTTCTTAGAAAATCAAGAAATTGGTTCATTTACTAAAGCTGGTTATATTAGAAAAGTCTAAAATGAGCCCCAGCAGAGGGAGACAAACCATATTTACATGATTCATTGATCATCAGATTTAATATTACCGCTTCACCTCATCCAACAATAGACAGAAGTGTTAATAGTTTAAATCCAGGCCTATGCCCATGAATAATCCCCCGCCTATGTAAAGAATTCATTTATATACAAATGATTCTTATATATTTTGGGGGGGGAAGTGCTGCATTACTCGCATTAATGCGTACCATTAAAAGTAAAGTAACCAatgtcagaaaaaataaataaaataaatgcattttcacTATTTCTATTAACGGAATGACGGTGAAACAAAGGGCCGGAAACTACGAGCAGCATATACCAATTAAGCTAGCTTAGTTAGCTCGCCAGCTAGCTAATTAAGCTAGCTTAGTTAGCTCGCCAGCTAGCTGGTCGCGTTTTCCCaccacatttaattaaaaacgttGAATTAAAACTCACCTGAAACCGTCTGAAGTACAAACATCCCAGCTGGACACACGCACCGTGTCGCCGGTGCTTAGTTTCAGTCTGTCGGCAAAACAACGGTTTCTGAACTTATTTCCCGTTAAACTCGTCGGGGCCGTTTGTCCGCTCAGGTGTTACAGACGCTCTGCGGAGCCGTGCATGTACGTCGCGGGAGCGCGCACTGCGTTCAGCGCCGACGAGGCCCAACGGCCATATTTAGTGTAGAA
Coding sequences:
- the mettl21a gene encoding protein N-lysine methyltransferase METTL21A, with amino-acid sequence MALVPYVENPLPALSKLHNSSAQFRFADRDLRLAQDWKSLGVAAVVWDAAVVMCMYLEMGTLELKGKGVIELGAGTGLVGIVAALMGAKVTITDREPALDFLSANVKANLALDSQGSAVVSELSWGQDLDRYPAGGFDLVLGADIVYLEDTFVPLLQTLEHLCSDTTVVLLACKIRYKRDTDFLSMLRRQFRVEEVYYETQRDIHVYKAWKVSPREDL
- the LOC120825564 gene encoding uncharacterized protein LOC120825564 isoform X2, with the protein product MFVLQTVSEGHNQERSLPAPSSPPSSPSCSSTQTRPPAESPLRSPWVTDGRMEQDPDSQQHHHELQSSPPSRPYEELFCSSQGSHAVGPLTGALVTSCGPHSDVVKQGFLGKLDRNHRRYFVLRAGSHTGPGRLEWYKNQEKSAGKAALSGSSKLGVMYLRCCLGVSRSGSSRKGHTVALYAKDQTMVLVVEDQWEQEAWYLAMRKLMEEERKDEERGEGCDEEDDGYCTLPSAASFKEVWPVTVRPTGLGCTKSLSGESRLCLTATSLILVRVTACSDLPSLTIPLLSVRRFGHLDGSFYLELGRSAPNGPGEIWMGARDQGNPAVAHRIHEVVIETVRTLRALPDFSRSPASSRSQLQALLPSKRGRPKYRDKAVNVRPPGARPAPLLRNPETQTSPPECPLQPDRPHRTQPASTAGSASHPGPLASPRSSTSETDDYVEMKTDQRVPVDQGRDRGAAMATGDLCSGSWNPGEAQRLGYMMMSPPGGHGSPALPQDDYVTMASPQKPNAQPRPSSSSSSLQTSFDSFTSDSSSPLRASHHRTNEHSPPRRLVTSLQQSETGAGQSQRSIRCSSQPQEAAESCSSPVRSVDPSAAMTQFVPSGPDHAGPGRASRAASDQSGRRWRLSLCLPACLLAEDGDGL
- the LOC120825564 gene encoding uncharacterized protein LOC120825564 isoform X1 — encoded protein: MFVLQTVSGVHLGINEIAEGHNQERSLPAPSSPPSSPSCSSTQTRPPAESPLRSPWVTDGRMEQDPDSQQHHHELQSSPPSRPYEELFCSSQGSHAVGPLTGALVTSCGPHSDVVKQGFLGKLDRNHRRYFVLRAGSHTGPGRLEWYKNQEKSAGKAALSGSSKLGVMYLRCCLGVSRSGSSRKGHTVALYAKDQTMVLVVEDQWEQEAWYLAMRKLMEEERKDEERGEGCDEEDDGYCTLPSAASFKEVWPVTVRPTGLGCTKSLSGESRLCLTATSLILVRVTACSDLPSLTIPLLSVRRFGHLDGSFYLELGRSAPNGPGEIWMGARDQGNPAVAHRIHEVVIETVRTLRALPDFSRSPASSRSQLQALLPSKRGRPKYRDKAVNVRPPGARPAPLLRNPETQTSPPECPLQPDRPHRTQPASTAGSASHPGPLASPRSSTSETDDYVEMKTDQRVPVDQGRDRGAAMATGDLCSGSWNPGEAQRLGYMMMSPPGGHGSPALPQDDYVTMASPQKPNAQPRPSSSSSSLQTSFDSFTSDSSSPLRASHHRTNEHSPPRRLVTSLQQSETGAGQSQRSIRCSSQPQEAAESCSSPVRSVDPSAAMTQFVPSGPDHAGPGRASRAASDQSGRRWRLSLCLPACLLAEDGDGL